Proteins from one Bacillota bacterium genomic window:
- a CDS encoding AbrB/MazE/SpoVT family DNA-binding domain-containing protein: MSVPIVDNAKVMSKGQITLPKDIRSKLRLSTGDRVTLICEEDRVILMNSAVYAMKMLQKEMEGEAEKAGIQTDDDVMDLVKDVRAEIEGL; the protein is encoded by the coding sequence ATGAGTGTTCCAATTGTTGATAATGCAAAGGTAATGTCCAAAGGCCAAATCACGCTTCCTAAAGATATACGCTCCAAGCTTCGCCTTTCCACAGGAGACCGTGTCACCCTCATTTGCGAGGAAGATCGGGTCATTCTTATGAATTCCGCTGTCTATGCCATGAAAATGCTGCAGAAGGAAATGGAGGGCGAAGCGGAAAAAGCCGGGATCCAGACCGATGACGACGTCATGGATCTGGTAAAGGACGTCCGCGCGGAGATTGAAGGACTATGA
- a CDS encoding putative toxin-antitoxin system toxin component, PIN family: MRVLIDTNILISASLSCEGTPYQAYVKAVTHPNHGIVCDQNIDELRRVYNRKFPHKIQALERFLALALTVLEVVPTPAVDISDEALVRDVSDRPILRAAITAKADILVTGDKDFLESGITSLKIVTAAEFLQME, from the coding sequence ATGAGAGTATTGATCGATACCAACATCCTCATCTCCGCATCCTTAAGCTGTGAAGGAACGCCTTATCAGGCTTATGTGAAAGCCGTTACACACCCCAACCATGGTATAGTCTGCGATCAAAACATTGACGAGCTTCGCCGGGTATACAACCGGAAATTCCCTCACAAAATCCAGGCGCTTGAACGCTTTTTGGCGCTTGCGCTTACCGTTCTTGAAGTTGTTCCGACTCCTGCCGTTGATATATCCGATGAAGCGCTTGTCAGGGACGTATCAGACAGGCCGATCCTCAGGGCCGCCATTACGGCCAAAGCCGACATACTTGTAACAGGTGACAAGGATTTTCTTGAATCCGGCATCACAAGCCTAAAGATCGTAACAGCGGCAGAGTTTCTGCAAATGGAATAA
- a CDS encoding phage gp6-like head-tail connector protein produces the protein MELIEKVKANLILQHSEDDALLQEYIKAAVAYAESYQKKSEGYYADNPMPPTTEQAVIMLSSHFYESRDGSAGGFFADNVQAGQQVWNTVNLLLRLDKDWRV, from the coding sequence ATGGAGCTTATAGAGAAAGTCAAAGCCAACCTCATACTGCAGCACAGCGAAGACGATGCGCTTTTGCAGGAATACATCAAAGCCGCAGTCGCCTATGCGGAGAGCTATCAGAAAAAGTCGGAGGGGTATTATGCCGACAATCCCATGCCACCCACCACCGAACAGGCCGTTATCATGCTGTCGTCCCACTTTTATGAAAGCCGGGACGGCAGCGCAGGCGGTTTTTTTGCCGATAACGTGCAGGCAGGGCAGCAGGTGTGGAATACGGTAAATCTGCTGCTCCGGCTGGACAAGGATTGGAGGGTTTGA
- a CDS encoding type II toxin-antitoxin system RelE/ParE family toxin produces the protein MYKLVVTELAHQDLDSIVSYIAVQLANPTAASDFLDEVDKCYGYLKSNPMMYSKCNDNRLEKEGYRKAVIKNYILVYKVDESNKTVSILRFFYGARDYAKLI, from the coding sequence ATGTATAAGCTGGTTGTTACAGAACTTGCTCACCAGGATTTGGACAGTATTGTATCGTACATTGCCGTCCAATTGGCGAATCCAACGGCTGCGTCGGATTTTCTTGACGAGGTTGACAAGTGCTATGGCTATCTGAAAAGCAATCCGATGATGTATTCCAAATGTAACGATAACCGTTTGGAAAAAGAGGGTTATCGCAAGGCCGTTATTAAAAACTACATCCTTGTTTATAAAGTGGATGAAAGCAATAAAACAGTAAGTATTCTGCGTTTCTTCTACGGAGCGCGGGATTACGCTAAACTGATATAA
- a CDS encoding type II toxin-antitoxin system Phd/YefM family antitoxin: protein MPKIIPIRELKNTSKISQMCHESDEPIFVTKNGYGDMVIMSMKMYEEKMFMSDVYRKLNAAEEQLTEVKILDGDESLKSIREKYNV, encoded by the coding sequence ATGCCTAAAATTATTCCAATTCGCGAGTTAAAAAATACAAGTAAGATTTCTCAGATGTGCCATGAATCAGATGAGCCTATTTTTGTAACGAAAAACGGATACGGGGATATGGTCATCATGAGTATGAAAATGTATGAGGAAAAGATGTTCATGTCCGATGTATACCGTAAACTGAATGCTGCCGAGGAACAATTGACGGAGGTGAAAATACTTGACGGAGATGAATCTCTGAAAAGTATAAGAGAAAAGTACAATGTATAA
- a CDS encoding GNAT family N-acetyltransferase: protein MMLLRDVTKSDESIYAVWQNDKEITGYLSRLCPYNSSVGDYDTSTVCWFIIEEEACDIGSVWLEKDRSQPDTMILGIFISGEQYRGKGIGSKAIEEAIRISKQRIAFEKVSLNVRKSNLRAIHCYEKCSFRIFGEGQKLASDGTVPPPLTSQLLCWCSRRWMKRINIRSCRFSGFRRTILTSVCGGNMCRMTYGSGRAYYTRPKATWYITDSLRVSLRSLV from the coding sequence ATGATGCTTTTGAGAGATGTCACAAAATCCGATGAAAGCATATATGCAGTTTGGCAAAATGATAAAGAAATAACCGGCTACTTAAGCAGACTGTGTCCATACAATAGTAGTGTGGGAGATTATGATACATCAACAGTATGCTGGTTTATCATCGAAGAAGAAGCATGTGATATTGGATCCGTCTGGCTTGAAAAAGACAGATCACAACCTGATACTATGATCTTGGGTATTTTCATTTCCGGAGAGCAGTACAGAGGTAAGGGAATAGGAAGCAAAGCGATAGAAGAAGCAATCCGGATTTCAAAACAGAGAATTGCTTTTGAAAAAGTAAGCCTGAATGTTCGAAAAAGCAATTTGAGAGCAATACACTGCTATGAAAAATGTAGTTTCAGAATTTTTGGCGAAGGACAAAAGTTAGCTTCAGACGGTACTGTTCCTCCACCACTGACATCACAGCTTTTGTGCTGGTGTTCCCGCCGCTGGATGAAGCGGATAAATATCAGATCCTGCCGTTTTTCTGGATTCCGGAGGACAATATTGACCAGCGTGTGCGGCGGGAACATGTGCCGTATGACATATGGGAGCGGCAGGGCTTATTATACACGACCGAAGGCAACGTGGTACATTACGGATTCATTGAGAGTTTCATTGAGGAGCTTGGTATGA